Proteins encoded within one genomic window of Mesorhizobium sp. AR10:
- a CDS encoding ABC transporter permease — translation MATGIRTESEAVGLATLSARGEVGGWRDQPVLLRLVSIALFAGIWEIAGRIPVSFAFPTFSATFTAFIGLIADGSLPLAYVSTLQPLLLGIVLSAFLGVGLGTLCGLWRTGEWLLIPVFIVLQAAPVAAFIPMVTFVYGIGMTAKTLAVMILALPVIVLNTYKAVRNVNESLVVMCRSFLGTRWQVVTRIILPDASPVIFAGLRLGVAAGFVGVVLAELLITPTGIGDLITFHRSRADYAEMYATIASIIALSTLTLIALQWVEVRVFRPETRGA, via the coding sequence ATGGCGACCGGCATCAGGACGGAAAGCGAGGCCGTTGGTCTCGCTACCCTTTCAGCACGCGGCGAGGTGGGTGGATGGCGGGACCAGCCAGTTCTCCTCAGGCTGGTCTCGATCGCTCTTTTTGCGGGCATCTGGGAAATCGCCGGCCGCATACCCGTGAGCTTTGCGTTTCCGACCTTCTCGGCCACTTTCACCGCCTTCATCGGGCTGATTGCCGACGGCAGCCTGCCGCTGGCGTATGTTTCGACGCTGCAACCCTTGCTGCTCGGTATCGTGCTGTCGGCTTTCCTCGGCGTCGGCCTCGGAACGCTGTGCGGCCTGTGGCGCACCGGCGAATGGCTGCTGATCCCGGTGTTTATCGTGCTGCAGGCCGCACCCGTCGCGGCCTTCATCCCGATGGTGACTTTCGTCTACGGCATCGGCATGACCGCCAAGACGCTTGCAGTGATGATACTGGCTTTGCCGGTTATCGTGCTCAACACCTACAAGGCGGTGCGAAACGTCAACGAGTCGCTCGTCGTCATGTGCCGCTCGTTCCTCGGAACGCGCTGGCAAGTGGTCACACGGATCATCCTTCCCGACGCCAGCCCGGTCATTTTCGCCGGTCTGCGCCTTGGCGTGGCGGCGGGCTTCGTCGGCGTCGTGCTGGCCGAACTGCTGATCACGCCCACCGGCATCGGCGACCTGATCACCTTTCACCGTTCCCGCGCCGACTATGCCGAAATGTATGCAACAATCGCCTCGATCATCGCGCTTTCGACCCTGACGCTGATTGCGTTGCAGTGGGTCGAGGTCCGTGTTTTCAGGCCCGAGACAAGAGGAGCCTGA